A stretch of Plodia interpunctella isolate USDA-ARS_2022_Savannah chromosome 15, ilPloInte3.2, whole genome shotgun sequence DNA encodes these proteins:
- the LOC128675746 gene encoding U3 small nucleolar RNA-associated protein 15 homolog, translated as MAHISYPFKKTNRAAFQKPASAVTQDSRYWKLLGSPVLIKEFGAIDYLDFSPVEPYYFAATCSVRVQVYDPITKVVAKNISKFVEAAYGATFRSDGRLLAAGSEDAVIKLFDVNSKNVLRVFTGHTGPVHRTFFTKDQVKIISFSDDKSVNLWDIATEAKVTSFLEHTDYVRAGAPSPISPEIILSGGYDHIVKMYDCRSNETVLTTNHGSPVESLLFLPSGGIFISAGGTEIKVWDIFNGGKLLANISQHHKTVTTLRLASNGSRLLSASLDRHVKVYDVSTFKTVHNIDFPNAVLSMAISEQDDTLAVGMVDGVISVRRREKPVKQIEEKKGLFKFAPDHFQPQVTTVDTVVKKQKAPKEDEFDKFLRKRSYSKALSCVLAKLGLKNTDQIAAALQELMRRQVLNVAISGLQEKGLERLLKYLRRNLGDTRFTRTVIDASNVFIDVFEKEINTFSESNLLLYTLLQREVKNEIEVCKKICELEGAIGMLLSAGHVTSSRDVLDLNDALAPSAKAMAEIVIDV; from the exons ATGGCTCACATATCTTatccttttaaaaaaacaaacaggGCAGCCTTCCAAAAACCTGCCTCTGCGGTCACACAAGATTCTCGTTATTGGAAGTTATTAGGC TCACCAGTTTTAATCAAGGAATTTGGTGCTATAGATTACCTCGACTTCAGTCCTGTAGAACCATATTACTTCGCTGCGACATGTTCAGTCAGGGTTCAG gttTATGATCCTATAACAAAAGTAGTTgccaaaaacatttcaaaatttgtgGAAGCTGCATATGGAGCAACTTTCCGGTCTGATGGCCGGCTGCTGGCGGCTGGCAGTGAGGATGCTGTTATTAAACTCTTTGATGTCAATTCTAAGAATGTGCTTAGGGTATTCACTGGGCATACAGGAcct GTCCACAGAACATTCTTCACAAAGGAtcaagtaaaaattataagtttctCTGATGACAAGTCAGTCAATCTATGGGACATAGCAACTGAAGCAAAAGTGACCAGTTTTTTAGAACATACTGACTATGTCAGAGCTGGAGCACCAAGCCCTATTTCACCAGAAATAATCCTTTCTGGAGGGTATGACCATatagtcaaaatgtatgattGTAGATCAAATGAAACAGTTTTAACTACAAATCATGGAAGTCCAGTAGAATCACTGCTTTTCTTACCTTCTGGTGGTATATTTATTAGTGCTGGTGGAACAGAAATTAAAGTTTGGGATATATTCAATGGTGGAAAATTGTTAGCGAATATTTCTCAACATCACAAAACTGTCACTACATTACGACTTGCAAGTAATGGCAGCAGACTTTTGTCAGCTTCACTTGATAGACATGTCAAAGTTTATGATGTTTCAACTTTCAAGACAGTCCACAACATTGATTTTCCTAATGCTGTTCTTAGTATGGCTATATCAGAGCAAGATGACACTTTAGCAGTTGGTATGGTTGATGGGGTGATATCAGTTCGGAGAAGAGAAAAGCCTGTAAAACAAATTGAGGAAAAGAaaggtttatttaaatttgcaccAGATCATTTCCAACCCCAAGTAACTACAGTTGATACTGttgtaaaaaaacagaaaGCACCCAAAGAAGATGAGTTTGACAAGTTCTTGAGGAAACGATCTTATAGCAAAGCCTTAAGTTGTGTCCTCGCTAAGTTAGGACTTAAAAATACAGATCAAATTGCAGCTGCGTTGCAGGAATTGATGAGAAGACAAGTATTAAATGTTGCCATCAGTGGTCTACAAGAAAAAGGTCTTGAAAGGCTTCTTAAATACTTAAGAAGGAATTTAGGTGACACTAGATTCACAAGAACTGTGATTGATGCAAGTAATGTCTTCATAGATGTGTttgaaaaggaaataaatacattttcggaatctaatttacttttatatacattGTTACAAAGGGAAGtgaaaaatgaaatagaagtttgtaaaaaaatatgtgaattgGAAGGTGCTATTGGAATGTTGTTATCTGCAGGTCATGTAACTTCAAGTAGAGATGTGCTAGACTTGAATGATGCATTAGCCCCTTCAGCTAAAGCCATGGCTGAAATTGTTATTGatgtctga
- the OXA1L gene encoding mitochondrial inner membrane protein OXA1L, with product MFKLLSRHGRRGAIVNLFCEKVEVRPAKVYYVYSSAASVRFASTNGNDASKIPTLSESIPEPPPVPDPSTLAELTETVKSLSANGEPTFASLGLGGWSPVGMIQNCLEYLHVSLDIPWWGTILIGTVVVRILMFPLVIISQRNTAIMNNNLPEIQMIQLKMTQARQSGNQLETARYAQEMMAFMKEKNLNPMKNMLVPLAQAPLFVSFFMGLRGMANCPVESMSYGGLWWFTDLTVPDQFFILPLITSATMWATIELGVDGAKLNAQNMQMMRYFLRAIPVVMIPFTINFPGAILVYWCSSNFISLAQVGLLKVPAVRDYFKIPKLLAHNTENLPMKKKGFVEGAKDSWTNIKISRELADRQRADEIIFTRAGKGPLQKTYKYDPTKLTNVQAKPK from the coding sequence ATGTTTAAGCTTCTTAGTCGTCACGGAAGGCGCGGTGCTATCGTTAACTTGTTTTGTGAAAAAGTTGAGGTTAGGCCGGCAAAGGTTTATTACGTTTATTCTTCAGCTGCATCAGTACGATTTGCTTCAACTAATGGCAATGACGCAAGTAAAATTCCTACTTTATCTGAGAGTATACCAGAACCTCCTCCTGTGCCAGATCCAAGTACACTAGCAGAGTTAACTGAAACAGTGAAGTCCTTGAGTGCAAATGGTGAACCCACATTTGCCAGTCTGGGTCTCGGGGGCTGGTCACCAGTTGGGATGATTCAAAACTGCTTGGAATACTTGCATGTATCACTAGATATTCCATGGTGGGGAACTATACTTATTGGTACAGTAGTGGTGAGAATACTTATGTTTCCACTTGTGATTATATCACAGAGAAATACGgctataatgaataataactTACCCGAAATTCAGATGATACAATTGAAGATGACTCAAGCTCGGCAATCAGGCAATCAGTTGGAGACTGCTAGATATGCACAGGAAATGATGGCTTTTATGAAGGAGAAAAACTTGAACCCCATGAAAAATATGTTGGTTCCGTTAGCTCAGGCACctttgtttgtttcattctTCATGGGACTAAGAGGAATGGCAAATTGCCCTGTTGAGAGTATGTCATATGGTGGCTTGTGGTGGTTTACTGATTTAACAGTACCTGATCAATTCTTCATCTTACCTCTCATCACAAGTGCAACAATGTGGGCTACAATCGAGCTAGGTGTTGATGGTGCAAAACTAAATGCCCAGAATATGCAAATGATGAGATATTTTCTCCGAGCAATCCCAGTTGTAATGATTCCTTTCACCATCAACTTTCCCGGAGCAATTTTAGTATACTGGTgttcaagtaattttatttctcttgcACAAGTTGGTTTACTTAAAGTTCCTGCGGTTAGAGATTACTTCAAAATCCCAAAGTTACTGGCTCATAACACTGAaaatctgccaatgaaaaagAAAGGATTTGTTGAAGGAGCAAAGGATTCTTGGACAAACATCAAAATTTCCCGAGAGTTGGCCGATAGGCAAAGAGCAGATGAAATCATATTTACAAGGGCTGGCAAAGGACCTCTACAAAAGACATACAAATATGATCCAACAAAACTGACAAATGTTCAAGCCAAACCCAAATAG